The Candidatus Hydrogenedentota bacterium nucleotide sequence TCGGATGCACTTGACCGAGCAGGTCCACCATGGACACCTGGTCCGTGAGGTCCGCCTGGTGCAGGGTAATCCGGTCCTTGACGTGCCAAATCCGCTCGAACGTCTCCGTGCTGGAGCGGCGCACCACGCCGTGCACCTCGTAGCCCTTTTCGAGCAGCCACTCGGCGAGATAGGACCCGTCCTGCCCCGTGATGCCCGTGATTAACGCGCGGGTCTTTGCCATGCCGATTCCTCCGCTGTGGGCGCGCCGGAAAATGCCGGCGCGTCAGGCCTTTTTCTTCGCCGCCGCCTTTTTCGCGGGGGCCTTCCGCCGGACCGGCGCCTTCCGGGGCTTCTTTTCCGCCGCCGCCAACAGTTCCAACGCCGTTTCCAGGGTCACTTGTTCCGGGGGGCTGCTTTTGGGCAGTGTCGCGTTCACGGCGCCATTGGTCACATAGGGGCCGTAACGGCCCTCATAGACCTCGACGGGGGTGTCCGTGCCGGGCATCACGCCCAGCGCCTTGATCAGTTTCTTGGCGCGCACGCCCTTGGGCTGCGCCAGCAGCGCCAGCGCGCCCTCCAAGTCAATGTTGAAGACCGCCTCCGGGTCCTTGGGCAGGCTGCGGAACTCGCCGTCGCAGCCGACATAGGGGCCGTAGGGGCCGATGGTGGCCACCACGGGCTTGCCCTTTTCCGGATGCGCGCCAAGGTTGCGCGGCAGGGAAAGGTATTTCAGGGCCGTCTCCAGGGTCACCCTGTTCACGTCGGTGTCCTTGGGCAGGCTGGCACGCTTCAGTTTCGTCTTTCCCTCGGCCACCAGGCCCAGTTGCACATACGGCCCGTAACTGCCGTTCAGGGCGTAGACATCCAGCCCCGTCTCGGGGTCCCGGCCCAGGCCCTCGCCGGACTTCGAGCGGTTCTCCAGCACCTCCAGCGCCTTTTCCACGGTCAGCTCGTCGTAATAAAGGCCGGACGGTATGGAGGCGGTGTTCCCCTCGCCGCCCTCGCCCCGCTGGAGAAAGGGAACGCTCCGGCCCAGCCGCACCACCAGGGGCTGGCCGTCCGGCGTCTCGCCCACGGGAATGACCGGATACTCGATGTCCGGCAACTGCGCCGCAATCTGCGGTTTCAGGCCCTGGCCGTAGTCGTGCCGGTCGCCGAAATAAAAGTCATGCAGGAAGGCCTGCCAGTCCTGGCCGCCCTCGGCGATGTTGTCGAGCACGTCCTCCATGCGGGCCGTGAAGCCCACGTCCACATACTCGCCGAAATGCCTGCGGAGCAGCAGCGTGACGGCGATGCCGAGATAGGTCGGGGCGAGGGCCTGGCCCGCGCGCTCGACATACTCGCGCGCCTGGATGGTGGAGATGGTCGGCGCGTAGGTCGAGGGCCTTCCGATGCCCTCCTCCTCCAGCCGCCGCACCAGGGAGGCCTCGGTGAACCGCGCGGGCGCCTGGGTCTCGTGCTTGACGGGCTCCACTTTTTCAATGGCGATGTCGCCGCCCGGCCCGGCGGTCATGCCCTCCCGCAGGGGGGGAAGCTCCGTTTCCTTCTGCAGCCCCTCCATCACCCGCAGGAATCCCGGAAACGTGACCACCGACCCGTTGGCGCGCAGGACCGCCGCGCGTCCGCCGTCCGCCGTCGCGTTGAAATCCACCACCGTCTTCAGCAGCTCGGCGTGGGCCATCTGCGAGGCGATGGTCCGGTTCCAGATGAGCCGGTACAGTTTCAGCTCCTCCGCCGTGAGGTACGGCGCCACCTGTTCGGGGGTTTTGTCCAAATGGGTGGGGCGGATGGCCTCGTGGGCCTCCTGGGCCATTTTCGACTTGGTCGTGTACTGCTGGCGGTTGTGGTACCGTTCCCCGAAGAGCCGTTTGATCATCGCCTCCGCCTCGCGCAGCGCCTTCTCGCTGAGGACCACCGAGTCCGTTCGCATGTAGGTGATGAGCCCCTCGCGCTCGCCCCCGCCCAGGTCCACGCCCTCATAGAGCCGCTGGGCCACCTGCATGGTCCGGCGCGGGGCGAAGCCGCAGGCCGACGAGGCCGCCTGCTGCAGCGTCGAGGTGATGAACGGCGGCTGCGGCCGCTGCCGCGCCTCTTTCTGGTCCACCGCGCCCACACGCCAGGGCGTGTTGGCCGCCAGCGCCCCGGCAACCGCGCGCGCGCCGGCGGCGTCCAGCCAGGTCACCCGGTCCCCGTTGGAGCCCTTCAGGCCGCCCGTGGCCGCGTCAAAATCCTTGCCCTGCGCCACGCGCTGCCCGTCCAGACTGACCAGCGTGGCGGTGAACGGCTTGCCACCGGCGGAGAGGGCCGCGTCCACGTCCCAGTACTCCGCCGTGTGGAAGGCGCGCCGCTCCTCCTCGCGCTCCACCACCAAACGCACCGCCACGCTCTGCACCCGCCCGGCGCTCAGCTTGGTCCGCACCTTTTTCCACAGCACCGGCGAGAGCTCGTAGCCGAAGAGCCGGTCCAGAATGCGGCGCGTCTCCTGCGCGCGGACCAGTTGGTCGTTCAGCCCGCGCGGCGAGGCCATGGCCTGGTCAATGGCCGTCTTCGTAATTTCATGGAAGGCAATCCGGAAAAAAGGCACCTTCGGTTTGAGCTCCTCAAGCAGGTGCCAGCTTATGGACTCCCCCTCGCGGTCCTCATCCGTGGCCAGCACCACTTCATCCGCGTCCTTGCACAGTTTTTTCAATTCGGTCAGGTGTTTCCTGCTCTCTTTCTGCGCAACATAGACCGCCTTGAACCCGTTGTCCACGTCCACCCCGAGGCGCGCCCAGGGCTTGTCCTTGTACGCGGGGGGAATGTCGCCCGCAGACTGGGGCAAATCGCGCACGTGGCCGAAACTCGCCACGACTTTATAGTCACGTCCCAGAAATTTGCCGATGGTCTTGGCCTTGGCCGGGGACTCCACAATTACCAGTTTCAATGGATGGTTCCTTTGTCGTGTGGGACGAATCCGGGCCGCCCTTTTGGCAAAAAAGGGACCCGTCCTCTGCAAAAAGCAAACGCTGAACTGAAAACTTCATCACAATCCCACCCCCAATTGCAAACCTTGGACGCAATCAGGAGCGAAACCGGCCGCCCAATCCCAAAGATTCGCCGCCGGATTCTCCGGCGTCACAGCCCATGCCTCTTGACCCATTGGACAGGCCGGAGTGTAAGAAAACAGACATATCCACTGATTGATTCACGCCCACGACCCCGGAACCGCAAAGTTGGTCTGGCGGTCTGCACCGCCGGTGTTTCCCCATGACAGCGGCCCGCACTTTATCTTCCCCAACCCTCCATGAGAACCCGTTCGGCGTTGCCGCCGAGGAATTTTTCCACCTGCGCTTCGGTGTACCGTCTCAGCATCGCCTCCCGGAGGGCGGTGTAGCCGCGGGGGGAGCGGAGGTCTTTGGGTACAGTGGTGAAACCGTCCAAGTCGGAGCCCATGGCCACGACATTCTCGCCGCCGTGCTGCATGAGGAAATCCATCGCGCCGATCATGGTTTCCACCCCGGCGTCGGGGCGTCCGGCCAGGTGGGGCTGGTAGACCATCATGACGCCGACGACCCCGCCGGTCTCCGCAATCCCCCGGATGTCCTCCGGCAGGGGGTCGCCCCGGTTTTTTCCCATGTCGGGGACGCAGGTGTGGGACATGAGGACGGGCCGTTTCTTGGGGTGGCGGCGGGCCATGTCAATCACCTCGCGGCGGAATTCCGGCGTGCCGTGGGTGGGGTCCACCATGATGCCGACGTCAAGGAGTTTCTCCACCAGTTCGCGGCCCCAGAAGGACATGCCCGAGGCGTTCTGGCGCTTTTTGCTGAAACAGCCCACGGCCAGCCGGGTGCGCGGATCACTGGAAAAGACATCCGTGCAGCCCCCCGCCTCGTTGGGGTAAAGGTGCGGGACGATCATGTAGCAGACCCCGCGCGCGGCCAGTTCGTCCACCATGCCCAGGTCGCCGTTCAGATGGTGCGCCCCCTCGACGGCGTGGATCATGCAAAGTTTGCCCGCGCCCGTGATGCGTTGCATGTCCGCGCGGCTACGGGCCACCTCGACCACGTCGCCACGGTGTTTCCGCGTCTCGGCAACCATCTCCTCCGCGAAGTCCAGGTACTCCATGAGCAGTTCCCGGGGGTCGGCAACGGCGAGGTGCCTGGCGCGGGGGAGCATTTTCGTGAGGAGTCCCAGGGGCCAGATGTCGGCGAACATGGGCCGCTCCACGGCGTAGGCCGCGCAGACAAAGGTCTTCACCCCGCCCGCCAGCAGGGCGTCCAAGTCCACGCGCATGGACAGGGGGAAGAACCCCGACGGCGGGTTATGGGCCCTCCAAAACCTGGTCCGGAACATGTACGCCTTCAGCGAGGGGTGCGTGTGCAGGTCCACCACGCGGAACCGCGGGTCGTTTCCGGACGGGTTGGCGGTGTCGGCCATGGCTGTTCCCTCTGGTGTCATGCGCTCAAAATTTTTCCCACCAGCCTGTAAACGGTGGTGCTGCCGGGCTCGTGCGGCCAGTCTTCGCAGGGGGGCGTGTCGCGGCGTTTGGCCCGGCGAATGGCCTCCTCCACCATTTCCCGCGAGATTATGCCTGAAGGAATTCCCTTGTCATAGTTTGGAAGACACTTCCTTAAACGCAGAACACAGGCATTGCCATCGGCAACGCCTGCGCCATCCTCGAAGTGAAGCAGCAGCCAATATTCAAAATTGGGGTTGCTCAATGCAAGCGAGTAATTGGCCCCGGTCGTTGACCAGTCATGCAGTTCCCTAATCTGTTCGTCCGTCCATTGGTCCTTGTCCACGACCAGCCAGGCCTCATCAGACCGCCCCAACGTGTTTGTGGCCAGGTGGTCCCTCATTCGCTTCAACGCCTGCAAAGGCGAACTGTTTTGGTTGCCTTTTATGCAGAACACTCTGGCCGTTGAGGACATGTCCCTGAACAGGCGAAAATATTGGGGTTCCGTTTTGAAGCCCTCGGCGGCGATGACAAACAGCCTCACATACCGCCGCCTGCCCATCGGCCTCCGAAAACTTCTGCTTTTTTGCGGCATCAACCACTCCCCTTGGCGCTGCGGACAGGTTTCAGGCCTGTGCCGGCCCCCACCAGCATAATATAAGGCACCCCGCCGAGACGACCCTGAAGATAACTTTTCCGGAGGTCCTTGTCATAACGGACATCCTTGTATTCGCTGAATGAAACCAGGCTCGACGCGCCCAGTACGTTCTTCTCAGCCACCCACATCTCATCCCGGCGAAACAACTGCTGGTCCATAAGCAGGACATCATGGGTCGTAAGAAGCAACTGGGCCCGGCTTTCCGGTCCACAACAGGACAGGTACGATTCAAGCAGGTGCCTGGTCAGCAGGGTGTGCAGGCTGCGGTCAATCTCGTCAATGACATAAACCTTTGTGGAATTTACGGAGGACATGTCCAAAAAGGCGGGCAGCAGATCTATGATTCGCTGCGAGCCGTCCGACTCCAGGCTTATGTCAAATGAAGCCTCCGTTCCATCCGCTTTCGGATGATAGGCGACCAGTTTTTTTGCAAGCAGCTCGCCGTTTTTTCGGGTAATAAAAACACGTTCAATCGGCGATTCATTGCGCAACCGGGCACCCCCCCCCTCCTTGACCTTTTCTTGGATAATATTCCTTTCGTGCTCGGAAAGGGGTATGTTTTTGTACGGAATGGCTTCACCGCCCAAACGCTCTATTCCAGTATCAAGCTGCGGCAACAGTTCATTCATCCTTACATACAACGGATGTTCCTCATCCAGAAACCAGTCAAATGTCTCAAATCTTGAGTCGGGACCAATAAGCCTCAGCGTGTTCTTAAACCACTCATATACCGGCCGGAAATGATTCATCTTTTGGGAGACCGAGTTGGTCAAGAAAAGCTGGTTGTCCCTCGTACCCTTAAACACAATCGGCAACGATGTGTCGTTCTTGAGAGAACCATCGAAATCGGCCTCACCCCCCTCGCGCTCATACAAAACCCGCTCGCTGGCGCTGTTCACTTGCACGAGTTTCTCTTCGAGGACGCATTCACGGGTGACTGCAAAGCTGAACTCGTAAATGGTCTCATCCGCCAATATCTCAAAGGTGAAGCGTGTGGGCTTCCCAAGGCTTTTGGCGTCAAGCCGGAACGGCTCGACCAGGATGGGGCTGTCGGGCTGGGTGCCGTCAACGACCAGTTTCTTGGCAAAATTCAGCGCCTTGAAAAAGTTTGTCTTGCCCGAGGCGTTGCCGCCATACAAGGCCGCAATGGGGAGGACGGAAGTCTTGTATTTCTCCAGCTTTGGCAGGCGGTCCCGGTGCTGGCGCTCCCGGCTGGCAATCATCGAGAAAGTAACGGAGTCCCGGAAGGACATCCAGTTTTCAAGGGTGACGCGGATAAGCATTGTGTGGCACCTTGCGTGATATAACTGTTATTAACCGCAACAAGTGTACACTCTTTTAGGTTATTTGTCAACGATTACGAGATTTTTTCTCACAAACACTGACTGTCACGCGATGCAAGGCTTTTCGCAGTGTTCCAAGATTCTTCACGCGGCCAGACACGCCCACTCCGCTCCGCCCCCGTCATTCCCGCGCACGGGGCCTTCCCAAAACCCCAGTTCCGCGCAACAGACAGGATTTTCCACAACACGCCCAACCCAAGGCCGTCATTCCCGCGCACGCGGGAATCCAGTGATACCAACAGGTTACGCCGACCCTGCCGCTCTGGATTCCCGTTTTCACGGGAATGACGGGGGGTGGTTTCGTGTCCTTTTCCCTGGTCCAGACCTTTCTGGAAGGCCCCTTTCACGGGAATGACGGAAAAAGAGTTTCCTGAGTCTTGCTGAAGTGTGAAACTATCGGAAAGTCCTGCCGCGGATTTTGGGGCGCGCCTATCCCTTCGCGGTGAATCCCATGAAGTTGCGGATCATGGTCTTGCCGCAGGGGGTGAGGATGCTTTCGGGGTGGAACTGGACGCCCCAGACGGGGTGCTCTTTATGCGCCACGGCCATGATGACGCCGTCCTCCGTCTCGGCGGTGATGTCGAGGCAGTCGGGACAGGTCTCGCGCTTGATGACCAGGGAATGGTAGCGCGTGGCGGTGAAGGGGTTGTCCACGTCCGTGAAGAAGGGGTTGCCGTTGTGGCGGATGGTGCTGACCTTGCCGTGCATGATGACGCCCGCGCGCACCACGTCCCCGCCGTAGACGGCGCCGATGCTCTGGTGCCCGAGGCAGACCCCCAGAATGGGGTAGCGCGGGCCGAGCTCGCGGATGACTTCCATCGAAATGCCGGCCTCGTGCGGGGTGCAGGGCCCGGGCGAGACCACAATGCGGTCGGGCCTGAGCGCGTCTATCCCGGCCACGTCTATGGCGTCGTTGCGGAAGACCCGCACGTCGTTGTCGTGCTCGCCGAAATACTGGACCAGGTTGTAGGTGAACGAGTCGTAGTTGTCCACGATGATAATCATGATTCGAGCCCCTTCTCGGCGAAGTCCACGGCCTTGAAGAGGGCCATGGCCTTGTTGACGGTTTCCTCGTACTCGCGGTCCGGGTCGCTGTCGTAGACAACGCCCGCGCCGGCCTGCAGGTAGGCCGTGCCGTCCTTCACCACCATGGTGCGGATGAGGATGCACGTGTCCATCTCGCCGTCGTAGCTGATGTAGCCGCAGCCGCCCGCGTAGGGGCCGCGCCGGTCCGGCTCCAGTTCGTCTATGATCTCCATGGCGCGGATTTTCGGCGCGCCGCTCACGGTGCCCATGGGGAAGGTGGCGGCCACGGCGTCCAGGGCGTCGCAGTCCGCGAGCATTTTCCCGGCCACCTCGCTGACAATGTGCATCACGTGCGAGTAGCGCTCGATGACCATGAGCTTCCCAGGCACGGGCGCGACGGTTCCCGGCTCGCTGATGCGGCCCACGTCGTTCCGGCCCAGGTCCACCAGCATCAGGTGCTCGGCGATTTCCTTCTCGTCCGCCAGCAGCTCCTTCTCCAGCGCGAGGTCCTCCTCGGGCGTCGCGCCGCGCCTCCGCGTGCCCGCGATGGGCCGCACCATCGCCCGGCCGTTCTTCACCTGGGTCATCACCTCGGGGCTGGACCCCACCAGGGAGAACTCGGGGAACTGGAGGAGGAGCATGTAGGGCGAGGGGTTGATGCAGCGCAGCGCCCGGTACAGGTTCACCGGGCTGGCGCCCACGGGACGGCGGAATCGCTGCGAGAGGACCACCTGGAAGATGTCGCCCGCGCAGATGTACTCCTTCGCCGCGCGCACGGCGCCGCAGAAGGCCTCGCGGCTGAAGTTGGACTCGACGGGCACCTCCTCGACGGCGTTGTGCAGGCGCTCGGTGGAAACCACCAGGGGCCCGCGCAGGCGCTGCTCGATCTCGTGAATTTTGCGCAGGGCCTCGTTGTACACCGCGTCGGCCGGCCCGCTCACATGGGCGTTCGACACGATCTGAATCTTGTTCTTCACGTGGTCGAAGATCAGGATCGTGTCGGTAATCATGTAGTAGAGGTCGGGCAGGTTGAGCGGGTCGGGGTTGTCGTCCGGCAGCTTCTCGAAGAAGCGGACCTGGTCATAGGAGATGTAGCCGACCGCCCCGCCGTGGAAGGCGGGCAGGCCCGGCACGGGCACCGGCTCGTACTGTTTCATCAGGGCGCGCAGCTCGTTCAGGGGGTTGTCCGAGGTGAACTTCTCCTCCACCCCGTCGCGGACGATGACCCCCTCGCGGCCCTTGGAACGGAACACGATGGAGGGGTTCGCGCCCAGGAACGAGTACTGGCCGATGGTGTCGGCCTTCTCGACGCTTTCCAGCAGGAAGGCGAAGGTCTGCCCGCGGGACAGTTTCAGGTACGCCGTGACCGGGGTTTCCAGGTCGGCGAGGATTTCTTTGCACACCGGCACCACGGCGTTGGGCCGGGAAAGCCGCCGGAATTCTTCAAGGCTGGGGTAAATCATGGGATGCTCCTTCATTCAACGCGCCGCGCGCAGCCGCGCGGGGTCAGTCGGGACCAATGTTGCAACGCAAAGACAGGGGGGAGGTCAGTCAGGCCCTTGCGGACCGACGCCATCGGTGGACGCGCTGCTCTTGGTGGAACATCCCAAAATCTCCATGGCGGCCGCCGGCCGCAGTGCGGTTAGAATCTCACAGGAACACCGTGTTTTGCAAGATATTCCTTCGCCTCCAGGATGCTGTGCTCCTGGAAGTGGAAGATGGAGGCGGCCAGGGCCGCGTCCGCGCCGCCCTCCTGCAGGGCCGCGCGCAGGTGGTCCAGCGTGCCCGCGCCGCCGCTGGCGATGACGGGAATCCCGACGCTGTCCGCGATGGCCCGGGTCAGTTCGATGTCGTAGCCGTCCTTGGTGCCGTCGCAGTCCATGCAGGTCAGTAGGATTTCCCCGGCGCCCCGACGCTCCGCCTCGACTGCCCAGGCGACGGGCTCAAGGGCCGTGGCCCGGCCCCCGTCGCGCCCGCCGTGGCTTTTCACGTAATAGCCGCCGCCCTCGGACTCGGGGCGCTTTTTCGCGTCAATCGCCACCACGATGCACTGCGCCCCGAAACGCGACGCCGCGCGGCTGATGAAGTCCGGGTTCTCAATGGCCGGCGTGTTGATCGAGACCTTGTCCGCGCCCGCGTTCAGCATGCGGCGGATGTCCTCGATGGTGCGGATGCCGCCGCCCACGCAGAGGGGCATGAAGACCTGCTCCGCCGTGCGGCGCACCACGTCCAGCATGGTCTCCCGGTTGTCCGTCGAGGCGCGGATGTCCAGGAAGACGATCTCGTCCGCCTTCTCCTCGTCGTAGCGCCGGGCGATCTCGACGGGGTCCCCGGCGTCGCGCAGGCCCAGAAACTGGACCCCCTTTACGACCCGGCCGTCCGCCACATCTAGACACGGTATGACACGTTTGGCAAGCATGGGAAACTTCCTTGCTGGTGGAAAAACAGGGGTATTGTACAAAAAACACGGGGGTGGTGTCATGAAGCGGGGCTTCCGCGCCGGAAAGCGGCCGCCACACCCCCCAAAAATGAGGGTGGCCCCCCGTTGTGCCGGGGGGCCGGCATGTGCTCACGAGAGACATGCGCAAGGGTTTCACCAGTACAGACCCTTCGCGCACCGAGCCGGTTTCACCGGAACCGCGGCTACTCGATAAACACGTCGTCCAGAGTCAGTTCTCGGATTTCGCCGAAGGCCTTGAGCGCCTCCATGGGGATGCGGGCGCGGTCGCCGACGATGGAGATCAGTTTCGGACGGTTGGCTATCGCCTCCTGCTGGAACCCGGACACCATCTCCAGGCTGCCCCGGTCGAGAATGGCCTGATACCAGCCGGGACGCGGGTCGCTGAGGAGTTCCCGGCGTTCCCAGCCGCGCACGGTGCCGATGACGCCCCGGAACCCGATTTTCCCGGTCCGGTAACTGGTCACCAGGCCCTCTTTGGCCGCGTCGAAGCGGGCCTGCTCCAGGGGCATGTTGTCGAGCAGGTCCACAAAGGCGGCGAGCGCGTCGGTGGTCTTGTCGGCCTGGGTCTGGATGACTCCGAGCATGATGTCCTGGTCGCGGCGGGCGCGCCCGACGTTGTACCGGGCCCCGGCCATGTAGGCGAGCGCGCGGGCCTCGCGCAGTTCCTGGAAGACAATGCCCGCCATGCCGTCGGCAAAGTAGCTGTTGTAGAGCTGCACCTCGGGGCTGCGTTCGGGGTCATAGAGCCCACCGCCAAACTCAATCTGGACATGGGCCTGGGCCGCCTCGCGCTGCAGGGTCCAGACCTGGGCGGTCTCCGGCGCGCGCACCCTGCGGTAAACAGGGGGGGGCGTGTCGTCCAGCAGCCCCTTCACGGGGTGGAGCCGCCGGACCGTGTCCATCACGCGCTCCAGGGAGAGGGTGCCCGTGTAGGACACGGACTGGCGGGAGGCCATGGCGGTGCGGATCACCCCCTGCAACTCCTCCGCCGTCAGGGCGCGCACCCGGTCGGCGGGGGGCATCCGCCGGAAGGGGGAGTCCTCTCCGTAACGGTGGAACTGGACAAGCGCCTCCGCCATGGTGGCCATGTCCTTGCGGGCGTCCTCCCGCTGGCGCAGGAGGTTGGCCTTGAGCTGCTCCAGCGCCTCCGGCTCGACGGCGGGGTTCCAGGCCAGGTCCATCAGCAGCGCCACGGAGGCCTCGAAATTGGCGTCCAGGCCGGTGAGGGAGAAGAAGGT carries:
- a CDS encoding membrane dipeptidase encodes the protein MADTANPSGNDPRFRVVDLHTHPSLKAYMFRTRFWRAHNPPSGFFPLSMRVDLDALLAGGVKTFVCAAYAVERPMFADIWPLGLLTKMLPRARHLAVADPRELLMEYLDFAEEMVAETRKHRGDVVEVARSRADMQRITGAGKLCMIHAVEGAHHLNGDLGMVDELAARGVCYMIVPHLYPNEAGGCTDVFSSDPRTRLAVGCFSKKRQNASGMSFWGRELVEKLLDVGIMVDPTHGTPEFRREVIDMARRHPKKRPVLMSHTCVPDMGKNRGDPLPEDIRGIAETGGVVGVMMVYQPHLAGRPDAGVETMIGAMDFLMQHGGENVVAMGSDLDGFTTVPKDLRSPRGYTALREAMLRRYTEAQVEKFLGGNAERVLMEGWGR
- a CDS encoding aminodeoxychorismate/anthranilate synthase component II; this encodes MIIIVDNYDSFTYNLVQYFGEHDNDVRVFRNDAIDVAGIDALRPDRIVVSPGPCTPHEAGISMEVIRELGPRYPILGVCLGHQSIGAVYGGDVVRAGVIMHGKVSTIRHNGNPFFTDVDNPFTATRYHSLVIKRETCPDCLDITAETEDGVIMAVAHKEHPVWGVQFHPESILTPCGKTMIRNFMGFTAKG
- a CDS encoding ATP-binding protein, which translates into the protein MLIRVTLENWMSFRDSVTFSMIASRERQHRDRLPKLEKYKTSVLPIAALYGGNASGKTNFFKALNFAKKLVVDGTQPDSPILVEPFRLDAKSLGKPTRFTFEILADETIYEFSFAVTRECVLEEKLVQVNSASERVLYEREGGEADFDGSLKNDTSLPIVFKGTRDNQLFLTNSVSQKMNHFRPVYEWFKNTLRLIGPDSRFETFDWFLDEEHPLYVRMNELLPQLDTGIERLGGEAIPYKNIPLSEHERNIIQEKVKEGGGARLRNESPIERVFITRKNGELLAKKLVAYHPKADGTEASFDISLESDGSQRIIDLLPAFLDMSSVNSTKVYVIDEIDRSLHTLLTRHLLESYLSCCGPESRAQLLLTTHDVLLMDQQLFRRDEMWVAEKNVLGASSLVSFSEYKDVRYDKDLRKSYLQGRLGGVPYIMLVGAGTGLKPVRSAKGSG
- the hisF gene encoding imidazole glycerol phosphate synthase subunit HisF produces the protein MLAKRVIPCLDVADGRVVKGVQFLGLRDAGDPVEIARRYDEEKADEIVFLDIRASTDNRETMLDVVRRTAEQVFMPLCVGGGIRTIEDIRRMLNAGADKVSINTPAIENPDFISRAASRFGAQCIVVAIDAKKRPESEGGGYYVKSHGGRDGGRATALEPVAWAVEAERRGAGEILLTCMDCDGTKDGYDIELTRAIADSVGIPVIASGGAGTLDHLRAALQEGGADAALAASIFHFQEHSILEAKEYLAKHGVPVRF
- the topA gene encoding type I DNA topoisomerase, with the translated sequence MKLVIVESPAKAKTIGKFLGRDYKVVASFGHVRDLPQSAGDIPPAYKDKPWARLGVDVDNGFKAVYVAQKESRKHLTELKKLCKDADEVVLATDEDREGESISWHLLEELKPKVPFFRIAFHEITKTAIDQAMASPRGLNDQLVRAQETRRILDRLFGYELSPVLWKKVRTKLSAGRVQSVAVRLVVEREEERRAFHTAEYWDVDAALSAGGKPFTATLVSLDGQRVAQGKDFDAATGGLKGSNGDRVTWLDAAGARAVAGALAANTPWRVGAVDQKEARQRPQPPFITSTLQQAASSACGFAPRRTMQVAQRLYEGVDLGGGEREGLITYMRTDSVVLSEKALREAEAMIKRLFGERYHNRQQYTTKSKMAQEAHEAIRPTHLDKTPEQVAPYLTAEELKLYRLIWNRTIASQMAHAELLKTVVDFNATADGGRAAVLRANGSVVTFPGFLRVMEGLQKETELPPLREGMTAGPGGDIAIEKVEPVKHETQAPARFTEASLVRRLEEEGIGRPSTYAPTISTIQAREYVERAGQALAPTYLGIAVTLLLRRHFGEYVDVGFTARMEDVLDNIAEGGQDWQAFLHDFYFGDRHDYGQGLKPQIAAQLPDIEYPVIPVGETPDGQPLVVRLGRSVPFLQRGEGGEGNTASIPSGLYYDELTVEKALEVLENRSKSGEGLGRDPETGLDVYALNGSYGPYVQLGLVAEGKTKLKRASLPKDTDVNRVTLETALKYLSLPRNLGAHPEKGKPVVATIGPYGPYVGCDGEFRSLPKDPEAVFNIDLEGALALLAQPKGVRAKKLIKALGVMPGTDTPVEVYEGRYGPYVTNGAVNATLPKSSPPEQVTLETALELLAAAEKKPRKAPVRRKAPAKKAAAKKKA
- a CDS encoding RloB domain-containing protein, coding for MPQKSRSFRRPMGRRRYVRLFVIAAEGFKTEPQYFRLFRDMSSTARVFCIKGNQNSSPLQALKRMRDHLATNTLGRSDEAWLVVDKDQWTDEQIRELHDWSTTGANYSLALSNPNFEYWLLLHFEDGAGVADGNACVLRLRKCLPNYDKGIPSGIISREMVEEAIRRAKRRDTPPCEDWPHEPGSTTVYRLVGKILSA
- the trpE gene encoding anthranilate synthase component I; protein product: MIYPSLEEFRRLSRPNAVVPVCKEILADLETPVTAYLKLSRGQTFAFLLESVEKADTIGQYSFLGANPSIVFRSKGREGVIVRDGVEEKFTSDNPLNELRALMKQYEPVPVPGLPAFHGGAVGYISYDQVRFFEKLPDDNPDPLNLPDLYYMITDTILIFDHVKNKIQIVSNAHVSGPADAVYNEALRKIHEIEQRLRGPLVVSTERLHNAVEEVPVESNFSREAFCGAVRAAKEYICAGDIFQVVLSQRFRRPVGASPVNLYRALRCINPSPYMLLLQFPEFSLVGSSPEVMTQVKNGRAMVRPIAGTRRRGATPEEDLALEKELLADEKEIAEHLMLVDLGRNDVGRISEPGTVAPVPGKLMVIERYSHVMHIVSEVAGKMLADCDALDAVAATFPMGTVSGAPKIRAMEIIDELEPDRRGPYAGGCGYISYDGEMDTCILIRTMVVKDGTAYLQAGAGVVYDSDPDREYEETVNKAMALFKAVDFAEKGLES